A single genomic interval of Acidimicrobiales bacterium harbors:
- a CDS encoding DUF3499 family protein, whose protein sequence is MRDLCMRSACLGAADALVVMDVRDLTFTVCDLDEVDGPGSAVLCETHLDRLRAPNGWTVVDVRTRGNLIPLPERPRDPEESDDQMLRPVADVEPIRPVAAAVHPLESARDAESRPESSPAPEAAETPLLARAFLGVDRHPAVADDQSELKADPFEDHQWDQRDQPEDQEDGQLTFGGEPVA, encoded by the coding sequence ATGCGGGACCTGTGTATGCGGTCGGCCTGCCTCGGCGCGGCCGATGCCCTCGTCGTGATGGATGTCCGGGATCTGACCTTCACCGTCTGCGACCTCGACGAGGTGGACGGACCTGGGTCGGCGGTGCTGTGTGAGACGCATCTCGATCGGCTCCGAGCGCCAAACGGATGGACCGTGGTCGACGTCCGTACCCGGGGCAACCTGATTCCGCTGCCCGAGCGTCCCAGGGATCCCGAGGAGTCGGACGACCAGATGCTGCGGCCGGTGGCCGACGTGGAGCCGATCCGCCCAGTGGCCGCCGCTGTGCATCCGCTTGAGTCAGCGCGTGATGCCGAGAGCCGACCCGAGTCCTCCCCGGCTCCGGAGGCCGCTGAGACACCACTGTTGGCCCGGGCCTTTCTGGGTGTCGACCGGCACCCGGCTGTAGCCGACGACCAGTCGGAACTGAAGGCCGATCCGTTCGAGGACCACCAGTGGGATCAACGGGACCAACCCGAGGACCAGGAAGACGGTCAGCTCACCTTCGGGGGCGAGCCGGTCGCCTGA
- a CDS encoding HAD hydrolase-like protein, whose translation MPGSDPLPVLGLDADDTLWESEARFHQVEARFRDLMAPWSDEAATDAAMLATERKNIVRHGYGVKGFVLSMIVTAVHLSDGAITANQIGDIVAWGHELLDHPIELLDGVADTVDVLSRTHRLLVITKGDLNDQMTKVARSGLADRFWRVEVVAEKDEAAYAGVLDRLGIQPSDFVMVGNSIRSDVLPVLGIGGKAVHVPHTTTWILEEPDPKAVAAVRFPVVDRLADLPALLADWTVA comes from the coding sequence GTGCCCGGATCTGACCCGCTCCCCGTCCTTGGGCTCGACGCCGACGACACCCTCTGGGAGAGCGAAGCGCGCTTTCACCAGGTGGAGGCCCGGTTCCGGGACCTGATGGCACCATGGTCGGACGAAGCGGCCACCGACGCCGCCATGCTGGCTACCGAACGGAAGAACATTGTCCGCCACGGTTACGGGGTAAAGGGCTTCGTATTGTCCATGATCGTCACCGCGGTCCACCTCAGCGACGGGGCCATCACCGCCAACCAGATCGGCGACATCGTGGCCTGGGGCCACGAACTTCTGGACCACCCAATCGAGTTGCTGGACGGGGTTGCCGACACCGTCGACGTCCTCTCGCGGACCCACCGCCTGCTCGTCATCACCAAGGGGGACCTGAACGACCAGATGACCAAAGTGGCCCGGAGTGGCCTGGCCGACCGGTTCTGGCGGGTCGAGGTGGTGGCCGAGAAGGACGAGGCCGCCTACGCAGGGGTGCTCGACCGCCTTGGCATCCAGCCCTCGGACTTCGTGATGGTCGGCAACTCGATCCGGTCCGACGTGCTTCCCGTCCTGGGGATCGGTGGGAAAGCAGTCCATGTCCCCCACACGACGACGTGGATCCTCGAGGAACCCGACCCGAAAGCCGTGGCCGCTGTCCGGTTCCCGGTCGTGGACCGCCTGGCCGACCTTCCCGCCCTGCTAGCCGACTGGACCGTCGCCTGA